From the Fibrobacter sp. UWB11 genome, one window contains:
- a CDS encoding DUF1302 family protein, which produces MIKKLSLALLSAAFALSAYAQDELSLQLNGFVDSYHALQVEHPHKIMSSRTRLRLEMRANYGEASLYSSMNLAYNSLIKDQTGAFLREAYFDYAGRFLEVKAGRQIITWGVADGLRITDLISPMDYTEFMANDYDDIRVPVNAINLKYPGESFSAELVFVPVPEYFVIPTGDDNPWQMPVPNGMRMDLSGTPEKRLKNSEVGGRLRFFLENLDFSLTALRTFNKSPVTIAGYDPETKSAVIKGIYEPMNVIGGDVSIPAGELVIRGEVAAYFGEPIALKNSMDYWHRSSFNALIGIDWYAGDNWTIMAQYMHKTIMDYREVLGMEQNTSMITARVSKEVLNNTLKLSVYGIFDVDNVGFYVRPAADYLLNDQITISLGGDWLGGRRGTFKTYKKNTQIWAKGKFFF; this is translated from the coding sequence ATGATAAAAAAGTTGAGTCTCGCGTTGTTGTCCGCAGCATTCGCCTTATCCGCGTATGCGCAGGACGAACTTTCTCTGCAACTGAACGGCTTTGTGGATTCGTATCACGCGTTGCAGGTGGAGCATCCGCACAAGATTATGTCTTCGCGGACACGCCTCCGTCTTGAAATGCGTGCGAATTACGGCGAGGCATCGCTCTATTCGAGTATGAACCTTGCTTACAATAGCCTTATCAAAGATCAGACTGGCGCGTTTCTCCGTGAGGCCTATTTCGACTATGCCGGCAGATTCCTCGAAGTCAAGGCGGGTCGCCAAATCATTACGTGGGGCGTTGCCGATGGCCTCCGCATTACCGACCTCATTTCGCCTATGGATTACACCGAATTCATGGCGAACGATTATGATGATATCCGCGTGCCCGTGAATGCAATCAACCTCAAGTATCCAGGCGAAAGTTTTTCTGCAGAACTTGTTTTTGTGCCGGTTCCCGAGTATTTCGTGATTCCGACGGGCGATGATAATCCGTGGCAAATGCCTGTGCCCAATGGCATGCGTATGGATTTGAGCGGAACGCCGGAAAAACGTCTAAAGAACAGTGAAGTTGGCGGACGTCTGCGATTCTTCCTCGAAAATCTGGATTTCTCGCTTACCGCGCTGCGAACCTTCAACAAGTCGCCTGTGACGATTGCAGGCTACGATCCGGAAACGAAATCTGCCGTGATTAAGGGAATATACGAGCCGATGAATGTCATCGGTGGCGATGTCTCGATTCCGGCGGGTGAACTCGTGATTCGCGGTGAAGTGGCGGCGTATTTCGGTGAACCGATTGCCTTGAAAAATTCAATGGATTATTGGCATAGAAGTTCGTTCAATGCCTTAATCGGTATCGATTGGTATGCTGGCGATAACTGGACCATCATGGCTCAGTACATGCACAAGACTATCATGGATTACCGTGAAGTGTTGGGAATGGAACAGAATACGTCCATGATTACAGCGCGAGTTTCCAAGGAAGTCTTGAACAATACGCTTAAACTTTCCGTTTATGGAATATTTGACGTCGATAATGTCGGTTTCTATGTGCGTCCGGCGGCAGATTACCTCCTGAATGACCAAATAACGATTTCGTTAGGCGGCGATTGGCTCGGGGGAAGGCGTGGAACGTTTAAAACTTACAAGAAAAATACACAAATATGGGCAAAAGGTAAGTTTTTCTTTTAG
- a CDS encoding RND family transporter: protein MSRIRINIEKVNQMFENFAKYLISHRLVFLAGLIVLLVLSVIGAKKIYVETSWDSYFVEGDPMLVQTDKFKELFGNDYFVSVLTECDDIYKPENLRLLRKLSEDLRDNLSYSNGTVTSLTNIEYTLGTEDGMEITQIVPEEIPTDEAGIAEIKRRVAAKPEFLKKLVSADGKNTFIIVKLRPFPEDSVWKAEGKISPDMQTGAEAYDIINKPEYAPLHPNAGGMPYMSSEKMKFINVEMGRVMMLAMICAIIVMALVTRSLRGIVSPILSSLSGILMTFGLVGYFGLYMDSTNMMIPPFLAFAVSIAYNIHLYSFFRRELLLHGKRKDAVIHAVRETGWSLLFSGLTTIVALLSFLTVMLRPIRSVGLLSAISVGFVLAVVLVVSPILLSFGKDKQPNPNVLKRGDTRMALLMESIGKFVLTHRGKILVCFTIVAAISAVGMLKMEPSFDVERTMGRKVPYVSKILEMGESPLGSVYSYDLEIEFPTPDDAKKVENLKKLDEYGKYIESFPLSKRLTSILDIVKDLNRTVNENNESFYRIPDTEEQVAQLLLLYENAGGSESNYWIDYDYRYLRMMVEISTYNSNELDKEIAAITKKGKELFPGAMVSAVGNIPQFTTMQQYLVKGQIRSFGLSIVIVAVLLMIVFGCLRTGLIGMIPNVAPAIFVGGYLGWMGLPLDMMSATIIPMVIGLAVDDTIHFVNHTNEEFERTKNYSSAILRVYRSTGTALVMTTFIMCATFGGFMTSKCTMLFNFGFVLSIGLGSALLADLLVTPVLVKRFHIFGKETVSGKEK, encoded by the coding sequence ATGTCACGGATTCGAATCAACATCGAAAAGGTAAACCAAATGTTCGAGAACTTTGCGAAGTACCTAATCTCGCACCGATTGGTATTTTTAGCGGGTCTCATTGTTCTTTTGGTGTTGTCGGTTATCGGTGCCAAGAAGATTTATGTAGAAACTTCTTGGGACAGCTATTTTGTCGAGGGCGACCCGATGCTTGTGCAGACGGACAAGTTCAAGGAACTCTTCGGAAACGATTACTTTGTTTCGGTTCTCACGGAATGTGACGATATCTACAAGCCGGAAAATCTCCGCTTGCTGCGCAAGCTTTCCGAAGACCTCCGCGACAATCTTTCGTATTCTAACGGAACCGTCACTTCGCTCACGAACATTGAATACACGCTCGGAACCGAAGACGGCATGGAAATCACGCAGATTGTCCCGGAAGAAATCCCGACGGATGAAGCTGGCATTGCCGAAATTAAGCGTCGCGTGGCCGCAAAGCCTGAATTCTTGAAAAAGCTTGTGAGCGCCGATGGCAAGAATACATTCATTATCGTGAAACTCCGCCCGTTCCCTGAAGATTCCGTGTGGAAGGCCGAAGGCAAAATTTCTCCGGATATGCAGACCGGTGCCGAAGCTTACGACATCATCAACAAGCCGGAATACGCCCCGCTCCATCCGAATGCTGGCGGTATGCCGTACATGAGCTCCGAAAAGATGAAGTTCATCAACGTCGAAATGGGCCGTGTGATGATGCTTGCTATGATTTGTGCCATTATCGTGATGGCTCTTGTCACGCGTTCTTTGCGCGGTATCGTCTCGCCGATTTTGAGCTCCCTTTCGGGCATCTTGATGACGTTTGGCTTGGTGGGTTATTTCGGACTCTACATGGATTCCACGAACATGATGATTCCGCCGTTCCTAGCGTTTGCTGTGTCTATTGCGTATAATATTCATTTGTACTCGTTCTTCCGTAGGGAATTACTCTTGCACGGAAAACGCAAGGATGCGGTTATCCACGCCGTTCGCGAAACGGGCTGGTCGCTGTTGTTCTCTGGGCTTACGACGATTGTGGCGTTGTTGTCATTCCTCACAGTGATGCTTCGCCCCATTCGTTCCGTAGGTCTTTTGTCCGCCATTTCCGTGGGCTTTGTGCTTGCGGTGGTGCTTGTGGTATCTCCGATTCTTCTCAGCTTCGGTAAGGATAAACAGCCGAATCCGAATGTCTTGAAACGTGGCGATACGCGCATGGCATTGCTTATGGAAAGTATCGGCAAGTTTGTTTTGACACACCGTGGCAAAATCCTCGTTTGCTTTACGATTGTCGCTGCGATTTCTGCTGTTGGCATGCTCAAGATGGAACCGTCCTTTGATGTGGAACGCACAATGGGCCGCAAGGTTCCGTATGTGAGCAAAATTCTCGAAATGGGTGAATCGCCGCTCGGTAGCGTCTATTCTTACGACCTCGAAATCGAATTCCCGACTCCCGATGATGCTAAGAAAGTCGAGAACTTGAAAAAACTCGATGAATACGGTAAGTATATCGAATCATTCCCGCTGAGCAAGCGCCTCACTTCGATTCTCGATATCGTCAAGGATTTGAACCGTACTGTAAACGAGAACAATGAATCGTTCTACCGCATCCCCGATACCGAAGAACAGGTGGCGCAGCTTCTCTTGCTTTATGAAAATGCGGGCGGTTCCGAATCGAATTATTGGATTGATTACGATTACCGTTACCTCCGTATGATGGTCGAAATCAGCACTTACAACTCTAACGAACTGGACAAAGAAATTGCTGCCATCACCAAGAAGGGTAAGGAACTCTTCCCAGGAGCGATGGTTTCTGCTGTCGGTAATATTCCCCAGTTCACCACAATGCAACAGTATCTCGTGAAAGGGCAAATTCGTTCCTTCGGTCTTTCCATCGTGATTGTCGCTGTGCTCTTGATGATTGTCTTTGGCTGCCTGCGTACGGGACTTATCGGCATGATCCCGAACGTAGCCCCTGCCATCTTTGTGGGTGGCTACCTCGGTTGGATGGGACTCCCGCTTGACATGATGAGTGCAACGATTATCCCGATGGTCATTGGCCTTGCTGTTGACGATACGATTCATTTTGTGAACCACACGAACGAAGAATTCGAACGCACCAAGAACTACTCCAGTGCCATCCTCCGTGTGTACCGTTCTACCGGTACAGCCCTTGTGATGACAACGTTCATCATGTGCGCGACCTTCGGCGGCTTCATGACTTCTAAATGCACGATGCTTTTCAACTTCGGCTTTGTGCTCTCGATTGGCCTTGGCTCTGCCCTTTTGGCCGACTTGCTCGTGACGCCGGTACTCGTCAAGAGATTCCATATCTTTGGAAAAGAAACTGTTAGTGGAAAGGAAAAATAA
- a CDS encoding AraC family transcriptional regulator gives MLQNKTGTGHLLVYNVLPGLQVFYSNFHLKEFTFNFENQGKSLIVLHCHNGSSEWLDSNSLPRSMEENGLLLLDQMPSSRTFQFPVHCYHGIAVVFSMERCQSELMDMFKAVGVDFAAVIQKIQPLTLPLKLPSSEHVSHIFSELYRLPKNIRLPYFKIKVLELILFLSRLDSEAKYETAAKIPSQYKGKMELLREILRENVEEHLTLEELSKQIEMSPTQMKKYFKLAYGDSIYSYLKTYRMKKATQLLLDGKFNIAEVAGRVGYTNSSKFAQAFKEFTGCTPKEFRNKA, from the coding sequence ATGCTTCAAAATAAAACGGGAACCGGGCATCTTCTAGTGTATAATGTGTTGCCTGGATTGCAGGTCTTTTACAGCAATTTCCACCTCAAAGAATTCACCTTCAACTTTGAAAATCAAGGGAAAAGCCTAATCGTTTTACATTGCCATAATGGCAGCTCGGAATGGCTGGATTCGAATTCCTTGCCGCGTTCCATGGAAGAAAACGGCTTGTTGCTCTTGGACCAGATGCCTTCTAGCAGGACGTTCCAATTCCCGGTGCATTGTTATCACGGCATTGCTGTTGTCTTTTCTATGGAACGTTGCCAAAGCGAACTTATGGATATGTTCAAGGCCGTGGGGGTGGACTTTGCGGCCGTAATTCAGAAAATCCAACCGCTTACGCTCCCGTTGAAGCTCCCTTCTAGCGAACATGTGAGCCACATCTTTTCGGAACTTTACAGGCTCCCTAAAAATATCCGCTTGCCTTATTTCAAAATCAAGGTGCTTGAGCTGATTCTCTTCTTGAGCCGTCTTGATTCCGAAGCCAAGTATGAGACTGCTGCAAAAATTCCGAGCCAGTACAAAGGTAAAATGGAACTCTTGCGTGAAATCCTTCGCGAAAACGTTGAAGAGCACCTGACGCTCGAAGAACTTTCCAAGCAAATCGAGATGAGCCCGACGCAGATGAAAAAGTATTTCAAGCTTGCATACGGCGATTCCATTTACTCGTACCTCAAAACATACCGCATGAAAAAAGCCACCCAGCTTTTGTTGGATGGCAAATTCAACATTGCCGAAGTTGCAGGCCGTGTGGGCTATACCAATTCCAGCAAGTTTGCGCAGGCGTTCAAGGAATTTACGGGTTGCACGCCCAAGGAATTCCGGAACAAGGCTTAA